Part of the Citrus sinensis cultivar Valencia sweet orange chromosome 2, DVS_A1.0, whole genome shotgun sequence genome, taatgtgctctaattattttaaagttaaataaaaagaaattaaatatattttcatataataaaatacttGTAATTTAATGACAAAAGTGTTATTTAGTAGTTTTGGAGACTTAGTTCAAATcccaataattatataattttattttttagatatttggtggagattacttaaaaaaatgatactttCACAAATGTGGCTACACTGAACTCtagcatttaaaataaataacttattactattattttttaaaattaaaaaaaaatagaaaatattattttttaatatttggtgGAGattacttagaaaaatgataccTTTCCAAATGTGGCCACAATGAGCTccatcatttaaaataaaaaatttattattgttattttttaaaatttaaaagaaaataatagaatttgagctttgaaactttaaatatattcaaatgaatagtaaaaaaattaaatacccctaactaaattaatttttttttaattaacccCCTAATTTAAATGTCTACATTCGCCACCAGCTGTGGATTGTGCATGCTTATTTCCACAAGTTGCATACAAAGTACAAGGGGGtatgttatgttttttaaTGGGGCCATACATTGCTCTTCTTGTCATATTCCTCAATTTGGAATAGGCAATTAGTATGTATCAAATTAAAGAGTATGTCACAGGAAAGCATTTCTCTTTTTGTCTATATCACTGAATTAATTCATCTCGTTGTTACAATTACAGCTTTTTTCAGGGTGACATGTGAATCAAGCATATGGCAACAACACAAGTCAAGGGAAATGGTAGAGAGGAATGTTTTCAACAGATATCAGACTTCTTGTGCAAAGGAGAACTTTAATTTTGCTTTTACAAGGGCCCTAACTCTAATtttgttctatttttttagatagattcagaaaaaaaaaattgatattttggcCACCAATGAAATACCACCATGAGTTCACGACAGAAATGATGGCAGCGTATCATAAATAGTGctgttattttgtttactcTAGGGGTACTGCAGCATGAACAGTACACCCAATTTTTGTCTCGGTAGTGTATTGATGGTGTTTAAGTATCGGTGCTCTTTTAGAAATGAAGCTTTGACTTGCATAAAAGAATATTGCTAGAAAAGACCTTTTGAGTGTTATGCCTTTTGAAGGTTATTCTAGCACTTACATGAATGGTCGagacaatttattttcattttggatTGGTTTGATTCAGAGTGAATGAAAAACGTTGTTGTGAAGTTTGAATACTTCCACtcacaaaataatttgtacCAAGTATGTAGGTTTAACATTACTCTTCTgcgtatttaatttttttttgtttatttaatcaatatttttctgccaccacatcaatttgtaagaaataatttatacaaaaatttatggcCTATCATTTCTTCTCGAGTTATTCTACTATTTTGTTATACAAATTACAACATCAATAGTGGCATAGTATATACCGTTAGATTTTATCAATGTTTCacataaagaaatatttattttaatattaacacAACTGAAtcttaatttatcattttataattctcTCTTCTTCGACAAAAAATTActagattaataaattttgcaatAATCGACTCAACTCAATCTTAGCCAATgagtaatttcaaaaattgttCCAATAACAAATGACAAAAAAGATTTCTACTAACATGTATTGTCTAAGATTAAATCATTCATACGAATGATATGTATATTTGCATatctaattttgaattttgttggtaattcaaaatatatttattgattaattaaaaataaaattatattcataaaccGATGTATTACCAGCAACTTGAATATTACCTACTTATTATTAAGTAGTTAGTTAtcgaataaattaaatcaatggtgatgattaaaatattttgaatctAAGGATCTATAATAACTTCATTATCAATACCGGTGAAAACTTATATAACATGatgaaaaaatcattaaatctcttttaaataaacaGATTAGTGTTTAGATTTGAAACACGATGGTATGGAATTGAATGGTGATTGATGCACATATAGTAAATTGGGGAAATGTTACACTTAATGATTATGATggctaaaataaatttggtatCAACATTTAATGGGATTAAcgtatattaaaaaaaaaaaatgaacgaaAGCAACTATCAcatataaattacaaaatcttgaaagattaaattaaaaaattaaaattaaaaaaaatgaaatattaatgaatGGATGTGTAccaacaaaatatatacaattaaTGAGAAGTAGTTGTAAATGCATACTCTTCCAGCTCATATTCCATTTGAAAGGacattcaatttaatttgtttgtttaacaAACCGAAAGCTTTCTGCTTACGCATCCTACGGATAATATCGAATGCACTGGAGAAACACATGTAatccatttttcaaatcaagaaAAACTAATAGCTTTTTTGGATCTCATACTCTTAGCAATAATCAATACATTTAAacactaaataattaaaatttaaaataataataattcacatGCACCATCCAATCAACTATCAGATTTCTCCCAATAAGCACCAACCTTCATCTTCCTCATTAACTTGGTCAAATGCCACGTCATAATAACCCATAACATCTTGATCTTCATCGTTAGCATtgtcgtcatcatcatcatttcttCTAACAGCTTCTTTAATCTCATGCTCATGGTCACGTTGATCATATCGACCGTTGTGATCATAAACATCATTggcttcatcatcatcatcatcaacattgTCATCCACGTAGTCACTGGCCAAATGATCCAACATCTCCGTGGCAGAAAGCCCGGAGAAATTCAGGCCGGGCCGGCCGTCCACGACCCGCCACGTGATCATCTTATAATTTGAGACCAAGCCACGTGAATTAATAAGCTTGTGAGTTCCCTTGGTCTTGTCCTTGGACTTGCAAGCCGGGTGCATGTGACAGTCCACGCACCGCGCCCTGCCGCACTTGCCCGTAAACTTCGAGTGGTTGGTGGGCCGCTGCGACACCTTTGTAAATAACCCACAAGTCGGGGGCGAATCGAACTTGTTAACAGTGCGGGCATCGGGTCTCGGGTTCCATGGAGACGGTGCGATCCGGTAGGTCCGAACCATACCGTGCTGGCGACCTTCTCTCCTCATATTGGGCACAAAATGTTATGTGAGCTTttaagaaatgaaatgaaggTAAGCTAATGATGGTTCTTGCTTGCGGGTTTCTTTAAATAGAGTTCGTTTGTTTGTTTGGAGAGAATAGCTTGGGGTGCACGCACATTGTTAAAAAGTCATAAAACGTGTTGACCAAGGAAATATAGTGCGTGCCAAATTGTCAATGCTTGTGTTGAGCTGATCAAAAACTGTGGTgccattaaataaaatttgcttTGTTTTGTCTTATTGGGCTAAGAAGGGCTTTGGAAAGGATTGATCCGGCAATGATATGCTGCATCAATGATCTATTCCATGATCCTTTTACATACCAAACGAAtttataatttgcttatcTCTTGAGATTTGCAATTTCTGTTATAATTATTGTCATAAACGTAGATTTATGAACTTTAATAGATCAAGCTTCTTTTGTACTTAAGTCAACTCGCTACTACAGCAGCGGCTTTGATTGCACTCCATAGCTTATTTTCCTCAACGCTTTTACACTTTACGTTTGGTTCTTGACCAAAGGATAGGAAGAAGAAATTGACCTAGCACGCCATATGCTTGTGCTAAAGCCGGCATTAGTTTAGGGGTTCTAATGAAGACGCATCACAATGTATGGTTGTGGAGGGCCGTGCATCATGGCATTCCTACAGTCTGCTCCTGACTCTCGGGGTCATCGGCTTTCTGATCAGATTCAACATTCAAGTGTGTCCATCATAAAACCCCATCAAAGAGCCAGATAAACACTAGTATATGGTTTAAGATTAATAGCTTTAACCAATTACAGGAATCATATTTGATAGTAATTTCTAATTCCAGAACATGACTGTTTCTTCCTATACACAAGTAAGAAAATCATACAAATTGCTGATGTGGTGTGCATGCAGCAACAATATGGTTTGATTTCTATGTGGTGTAAATAGATAGCGTCCTCACAAATTGTGTTGGCATTTCACCTTTATACATTTTCTGACTCTGGGTGATCAGAAGACTTAAGAAGTGGCTCTACACCACCATCTTTGCTAAGTTTAGAAGAGATTACCGCTTTCTTGGCAGGATATAGCACATAATGCTGACATATGAAAAGAAGATCAAAGACTACGGATACCTGCAAAACAATTACACCCAGATTAAAGCAGCTTTAAGTACCTTAATTATAAGCAGAAGAAAAGGCAGAACATGTGTCTTATGACTAGGACAAAAGATCAGAAAACATTCAAACTTGAATTAAAAGGTCTCAGATATCAGCATTTCATACCAGAGATAGCAATGTCTTCCCTATATTTCCATAAAAGTTAACCCAAGAATCTGGAAAAAGAAGGCAACGGAATTAATATCAACAGTAGACATAAAGGATAATTCCAAAGGAAAGATTATTCGGTTGAGACGACACGACATACTTTGATCAATAGACTGAACAATCATCTGTGAGTAATTAGTACACCCTCCAAGAAAATCAAGTAATATATTTCCAATGCTGAAACCATCTGTACTCTTTCGCCTAAAGTTCATGATGGCCTGCATTTTGTaacaaaattcttaattagttATAAATGACTGGTGGCTAAACAAGCAATTAACCTGATCATAAAAATCAACATTTCGTAAACAGTAGTTATCTCCAAATCATCTCATGacattaataacaaattacCAAATAAGATCCATATCATCAAAGTTGTAAATTCagca contains:
- the LOC102628103 gene encoding uncharacterized protein LOC102628103 gives rise to the protein MRREGRQHGMVRTYRIAPSPWNPRPDARTVNKFDSPPTCGLFTKVSQRPTNHSKFTGKCGRARCVDCHMHPACKSKDKTKGTHKLINSRGLVSNYKMITWRVVDGRPGLNFSGLSATEMLDHLASDYVDDNVDDDDDEANDVYDHNGRYDQRDHEHEIKEAVRRNDDDDDNANDEDQDVMGYYDVAFDQVNEEDEGWCLLGEI